From Cohaesibacter gelatinilyticus, the proteins below share one genomic window:
- the rpsU gene encoding 30S ribosomal protein S21, whose translation MQVLVRDNNVDQALKALKKKLQREGVFREMKMRNFYEKPSEKKAREKAEAVRRARKLARKRAQREGLLPSKGRGR comes from the coding sequence GTGCAGGTACTCGTCCGCGATAACAATGTAGACCAAGCCCTGAAGGCACTGAAAAAGAAACTTCAGCGTGAAGGTGTATTCCGCGAAATGAAAATGCGGAACTTCTATGAAAAGCCATCTGAAAAGAAGGCTCGTGAAAAAGCTGAAGCCGTTCGTCGTGCTCGCAAACTGGCTCGCAAGCGGGCTCAGCGCGAAGGTCTTCTGCCATCCAAAGGCCGTGGTCGCTAA
- a CDS encoding tetratricopeptide repeat protein: MHFKPKSKQLFSIACLCLGLAACQTAGLGSSDFERNAGSSDNIASLNQIIAQQPNDANAYNIRGTAFGRSGNFSEAIRDYSQAIALNPNFHQAYANRALIHKKTGNFAAAVADYNRAISLKPSYDVALIGRGDIFRIQKDYAQAIGDYNQAIAARTRDPRAYYHRGLIYQQQRNHNQAIEDFTFALSLDASNPNAFNSRGVSYLAQNDMRGALGDFSNAVKMDRKNYRAWTNQGIALERLGNYQKAYDSYAQAKFISPSYSPAVNGMNRTRKLKSQKSI; the protein is encoded by the coding sequence ATGCATTTCAAGCCAAAATCCAAGCAGCTCTTTTCAATTGCCTGCCTTTGCCTTGGCTTGGCCGCATGCCAAACAGCAGGATTAGGCAGCAGTGATTTCGAACGAAATGCTGGCTCTTCCGATAATATAGCATCCCTGAATCAGATCATTGCGCAGCAGCCCAATGATGCCAATGCCTATAACATCCGAGGCACTGCTTTTGGACGTTCCGGCAATTTCAGTGAGGCGATTCGGGACTATAGTCAGGCAATCGCCCTGAACCCGAACTTCCATCAGGCCTATGCCAATAGAGCCCTGATTCATAAAAAGACCGGCAACTTTGCCGCTGCTGTGGCCGATTACAACAGGGCCATTTCTCTCAAACCATCCTATGATGTCGCTCTGATTGGGCGCGGTGATATTTTCCGCATCCAGAAAGACTATGCACAGGCTATAGGCGATTATAATCAGGCCATTGCGGCTCGTACCCGTGATCCACGCGCTTATTATCATCGCGGTTTGATTTATCAGCAGCAGCGCAATCACAATCAGGCCATCGAAGACTTTACTTTCGCTCTCAGCCTGGATGCCTCCAATCCGAATGCCTTCAATTCGCGCGGTGTCAGCTATCTGGCTCAGAATGACATGCGCGGTGCTCTGGGCGATTTCTCCAATGCCGTAAAAATGGACCGGAAGAATTATCGTGCCTGGACAAACCAAGGCATTGCTCTGGAGCGATTGGGCAATTATCAGAAGGCCTATGATTCTTATGCGCAGGCCAAATTCATCAGCCCAAGCTACAGCCCGGCTGTCAACGGCATGAATCGCACACGCAAGCTGAAAAGCCAGAAGAGCATTTGA
- a CDS encoding aa3-type cytochrome c oxidase subunit IV has protein sequence MSEELNPVMDYDEHNKTYNMFVNLTKWGTIAMVLLLIVMAATLL, from the coding sequence ATGAGTGAAGAGCTAAATCCGGTTATGGATTATGACGAGCATAATAAAACCTATAATATGTTCGTTAATCTCACCAAATGGGGTACCATAGCTATGGTGCTTTTGCTGATCGTGATGGCGGCAACACTGTTGTAA
- a CDS encoding ABC1 kinase family protein has protein sequence MSKVPIDSNADQSSLSDEEKNRLGGRVKRYAKVSSGMGGFVARAASSRLFGKDVDLSREAADLAQVLGGLKGPLMKVAQLLATVPDAVPAEYAAELAQLQSDAPPMGWIFVKRRMKSELGAGWQKRFAEFEHEPSAAASLGQVHKASLEDGTRLACKLQYPDMASAVDADVKQLNLALSVHRTMQSAIDTREIAKEIADRVREELDYEREGRHMSLYREIFEQDEGIRVPDLHEDLSTGRLLTMSWLDGRKMLDYKDASLEDRNHLTAAMFRAWWYPFAHYGVIHGDPHLGNYTVFEEDGRPKGINLLDYGCIRIFPPAFVQGVVDLYHGLRTDDRDRIVHAYESWGFNNLSNELIDVLNIWAGFIYGPLLTDRVRSIADGISPAEYGRGQAMKVHAELKRLGPVTVPREFVFMDRAAIGLGGVFLHLRAEMNFYQLFNEQIEDFSQHRLLDARYGLKAASWLTEGQS, from the coding sequence ATGAGCAAAGTGCCGATTGATTCCAATGCTGACCAATCGTCCTTGTCGGATGAGGAAAAGAACCGTCTTGGCGGGCGGGTGAAACGTTATGCCAAGGTATCGTCCGGCATGGGGGGCTTTGTGGCCAGAGCCGCCAGCTCGCGTCTCTTTGGTAAGGATGTTGATCTGTCGCGCGAAGCTGCAGATCTGGCGCAGGTTCTGGGTGGTCTGAAAGGGCCGCTGATGAAGGTGGCACAGCTTTTGGCTACGGTCCCCGATGCCGTGCCAGCCGAATATGCTGCCGAGCTGGCGCAATTACAGTCTGATGCTCCGCCCATGGGCTGGATCTTTGTCAAACGCCGTATGAAAAGCGAACTGGGTGCTGGGTGGCAGAAACGGTTTGCTGAGTTTGAACATGAGCCATCAGCTGCGGCATCCCTGGGGCAGGTGCACAAGGCAAGCCTTGAAGATGGCACTCGGCTGGCTTGCAAGCTGCAATATCCCGATATGGCCTCGGCAGTGGATGCCGATGTAAAACAGCTGAATCTTGCGCTCTCAGTCCATCGCACCATGCAGTCGGCTATCGATACGCGAGAGATTGCCAAGGAGATAGCAGACCGGGTTCGCGAAGAACTGGATTATGAGCGCGAGGGGCGGCATATGTCGCTTTATCGTGAGATCTTTGAGCAGGATGAAGGCATTCGGGTTCCAGATCTTCATGAAGATCTCTCTACTGGTCGTTTACTTACCATGTCCTGGCTCGATGGTCGCAAGATGCTGGATTACAAAGATGCCAGTCTCGAGGACCGTAATCATCTGACCGCAGCGATGTTTCGTGCATGGTGGTACCCTTTCGCCCATTATGGGGTGATTCATGGCGATCCGCATTTGGGTAACTATACGGTCTTTGAAGAAGATGGACGTCCAAAGGGTATCAACCTTCTTGACTATGGCTGCATTCGTATCTTCCCGCCCGCCTTCGTACAGGGGGTTGTCGATCTCTATCATGGGCTTCGTACTGACGATCGGGACCGGATTGTTCATGCCTATGAAAGCTGGGGCTTTAATAATCTTTCAAATGAGCTGATTGATGTACTCAATATCTGGGCGGGTTTCATATATGGGCCGCTCCTTACTGACCGGGTGCGCTCTATTGCCGACGGGATCAGTCCTGCCGAATATGGCCGTGGGCAAGCCATGAAGGTGCATGCAGAGCTGAAGCGTCTTGGCCCTGTCACCGTGCCACGTGAATTTGTTTTCATGGATCGTGCAGCGATTGGCCTTGGTGGGGTCTTTCTGCATCTGCGGGCGGAAATGAATTTCTATCAGCTCTTCAATGAGCAGATAGAGGATTTCTCGCAGCACCGCTTGTTGGATGCTCGGTATGGTTTGAAAGCAGCTTCTTGGCTGACGGAAGGTCAGAGTTAA
- a CDS encoding M3 family oligoendopeptidase, with protein sequence MDAVYSSEAGAAQESGLAGLPEWNLADLYAGMDDLAIDSDFSKMEEEAKSFAKDYQGELVTMLGKADGGDQLANALKRYEAMQDGLGRIISFAGLVYSGNTTDPERAKFYGDVQERITNLSTILLFFELELNRISDDVLEGCIKASKALAYYAPWIEDLRKEKPYQLEDKIEQLFHEKSVTGAAAWNRLFDETMAGLRFKVELADGVQELAIEQTLNLLTDEDEAKRKAASDALATTFKKNLGTFGLISNVLAKDKAISDQWRGFEDVADGRHLANRVEREVVDALVDAVQKAYPNLSHRYYKLKAKWFGKDVLEHWDRNAPLPKVESKVIGWDEAKAIVQDAYGGFSPKMAEISGQFFDKGWIDAPVREGKSPGAFAHPTVPSAHPYVLLNYLGKPRDVMTLAHELGHGVHQVLAAEQGALMAPTPLTLAETASVFGEMLTFRSLLSKAEGVEQRRALLAGKVEDMLNTVVRQIAFYLFERKLHIARQDGELTADQICELWMSVQAESLGPHVRLSEGYETFWAYIPHFIHSPFYVYAYAFGDCLVNSLYSVYQNSDESFVEKYFEMLSAGGSKHHSELLAPFGLDAKDPDFWSKGLSVIEGLIAELEALEGQ encoded by the coding sequence ATGGATGCGGTTTATTCAAGTGAAGCAGGTGCAGCGCAGGAGAGTGGTCTTGCCGGATTGCCGGAATGGAATTTGGCGGATCTATATGCGGGAATGGACGATTTGGCCATTGATAGTGATTTTTCCAAAATGGAAGAGGAAGCGAAGTCTTTTGCCAAGGATTACCAAGGTGAATTGGTAACCATGTTGGGTAAGGCCGATGGTGGTGATCAATTGGCCAACGCCTTGAAACGATATGAAGCCATGCAGGACGGCCTGGGGCGTATCATTTCCTTCGCTGGTCTGGTCTATAGTGGCAATACCACCGATCCAGAGCGAGCCAAATTCTATGGCGATGTTCAGGAGCGTATCACCAATCTTTCTACCATTCTGCTGTTCTTTGAGTTGGAACTGAACCGTATTTCCGACGATGTGCTGGAAGGCTGCATCAAGGCAAGCAAAGCGTTGGCCTATTATGCGCCATGGATCGAAGATCTGCGTAAAGAGAAGCCTTATCAGCTGGAAGACAAGATCGAGCAGTTGTTCCACGAAAAGTCTGTGACCGGTGCTGCTGCCTGGAACCGTTTGTTTGATGAAACGATGGCAGGTTTGCGTTTCAAGGTGGAACTGGCGGACGGAGTGCAAGAGCTGGCAATTGAGCAGACATTGAATTTGCTCACCGATGAAGATGAGGCAAAACGCAAAGCCGCATCGGATGCTCTTGCGACAACCTTCAAGAAAAACCTTGGCACCTTTGGTTTGATCTCCAACGTACTGGCCAAGGACAAGGCGATTTCCGATCAATGGCGCGGGTTCGAAGATGTGGCCGACGGTCGTCATCTGGCCAATCGGGTTGAGCGGGAAGTCGTGGATGCGTTGGTGGATGCCGTGCAGAAGGCCTATCCAAATCTTTCGCATCGTTATTACAAGCTGAAAGCCAAATGGTTCGGTAAGGATGTGCTGGAGCATTGGGATCGTAATGCGCCATTGCCAAAGGTTGAAAGCAAAGTGATCGGCTGGGATGAAGCCAAGGCCATTGTGCAGGATGCCTATGGTGGCTTCTCTCCAAAGATGGCCGAGATTTCCGGGCAATTCTTTGACAAAGGCTGGATTGATGCACCAGTACGTGAGGGTAAATCTCCCGGTGCATTCGCTCATCCAACCGTTCCAAGCGCGCATCCTTATGTGTTGCTCAATTATCTTGGCAAACCACGCGATGTGATGACGCTGGCTCATGAATTGGGCCATGGTGTGCATCAGGTCTTGGCAGCAGAGCAGGGGGCTTTGATGGCTCCGACACCTCTGACATTGGCTGAGACTGCATCAGTTTTCGGCGAGATGCTGACTTTCCGTTCCTTGCTTTCCAAGGCAGAAGGCGTGGAGCAGCGCCGTGCGCTGTTGGCGGGCAAGGTCGAAGACATGCTCAACACAGTTGTGCGCCAGATCGCCTTTTATCTGTTTGAGCGCAAGCTCCATATTGCTCGTCAGGATGGTGAGCTGACCGCCGATCAGATTTGTGAGCTCTGGATGAGTGTTCAGGCAGAGAGCCTTGGACCGCATGTGCGTCTGTCTGAAGGTTACGAAACCTTCTGGGCTTATATCCCCCACTTCATCCATTCACCTTTCTATGTTTATGCCTACGCCTTTGGCGATTGTCTGGTGAACAGCCTTTATTCGGTTTATCAGAATAGCGATGAGAGTTTTGTCGAGAAATATTTCGAGATGCTCAGTGCAGGTGGTTCCAAGCATCATTCCGAGCTTTTGGCACCATTTGGCCTTGATGCCAAGGATCCGGATTTCTGGTCCAAGGGCCTCTCGGTGATCGAGGGGCTGATTGCAGAGCTGGAAGCGCTTGAAGGGCAGTGA
- a CDS encoding sigma-54-dependent transcriptional regulator → MSERILIVDDDPIQRRLLENAISKFGFTPSCAENGQQALAILGENKPDHFSLMVLDLVMPDLDGMGVLQALRKTDIRIPVIVQTAHGGIDTAVNAMRAGAFDFVIKPISPERLQTAIRNALKVNALEEEITRIRATKNSGHTFQSIIAASPAMSRVLNLGERAAKSQIPILVEGESGVGKELIAQSIQAASDRQSKPFVTVNCGAIPDNLVESILFGHEKGAFTGAGDKHTGKFQEANGGTLFLDEVGELPLETQVKLLRALQEGEIDPVGSSKPVKVDFRLISATNQDLIQLVKDGKFREDLYYRLNVFPIRVPPLRDRKEDIPALAKFFLTRFAAEEGRKSLAQITQEAMHMLQAYDWPGNIRQLENTIFRAVVLCDGDQLTIEEFPQIATQVESYSASIIQARAPQNDTRSAPPPAQQTSDVAPLQQTDGINQNKVGTTPVDPVAANMQPATQTPEDLWGFLRLLDDEGDLKSLAELEAEIIQKALDHYDYRMSAVARQLGIGRSTLYRKLKEYGLEETSSEPKAS, encoded by the coding sequence ATGAGCGAACGCATTCTAATTGTCGATGATGACCCAATTCAGCGCCGTCTTTTGGAAAATGCTATCAGCAAGTTCGGCTTCACACCGTCTTGCGCTGAAAATGGCCAGCAAGCGTTGGCAATTCTTGGCGAGAATAAGCCGGACCATTTTTCCTTGATGGTTCTGGATCTCGTCATGCCGGATCTGGACGGCATGGGTGTGTTGCAAGCCTTGCGCAAAACCGACATCCGCATCCCTGTCATAGTTCAGACCGCACATGGTGGCATCGACACTGCTGTCAATGCCATGCGCGCCGGAGCGTTCGATTTCGTCATCAAGCCCATCTCGCCAGAGCGCCTTCAAACCGCTATTCGCAATGCGCTGAAAGTCAACGCACTGGAAGAAGAAATTACCCGCATCCGGGCCACCAAAAACTCTGGCCATACCTTCCAGTCCATCATTGCTGCCAGCCCAGCCATGAGCCGTGTACTCAATCTCGGAGAACGGGCTGCGAAATCCCAGATCCCGATACTGGTGGAGGGGGAATCCGGTGTTGGCAAGGAGCTGATCGCTCAGTCCATTCAGGCAGCAAGTGATCGCCAATCAAAACCCTTTGTCACCGTCAATTGTGGAGCAATCCCGGATAATCTGGTAGAAAGCATCCTGTTTGGCCATGAAAAAGGCGCCTTCACTGGCGCGGGCGACAAACATACCGGCAAGTTCCAGGAAGCCAATGGCGGCACCCTCTTCCTTGATGAAGTTGGCGAGCTACCCTTGGAGACGCAGGTCAAGTTGCTGCGCGCCTTGCAAGAGGGCGAGATTGATCCGGTAGGCAGCAGCAAACCGGTGAAAGTCGATTTTCGCCTGATCTCAGCCACCAATCAGGATTTGATCCAACTGGTCAAGGATGGCAAATTCCGAGAAGATCTCTATTATCGATTGAATGTCTTTCCTATCAGAGTGCCCCCTTTGCGAGATCGAAAGGAGGATATTCCAGCTCTTGCCAAATTCTTCCTGACCCGTTTTGCCGCCGAAGAGGGGAGAAAAAGTCTGGCCCAAATCACGCAGGAAGCCATGCACATGCTGCAAGCCTATGATTGGCCCGGCAACATCCGTCAGCTGGAAAACACCATCTTCCGCGCCGTGGTTCTTTGTGATGGCGATCAGCTCACCATTGAAGAGTTTCCTCAGATTGCCACTCAGGTTGAGAGCTATAGCGCCTCCATCATTCAGGCCCGCGCACCACAAAATGACACCCGATCGGCCCCTCCGCCAGCTCAGCAAACCTCTGACGTCGCACCATTGCAACAAACTGACGGAATAAATCAAAACAAGGTCGGTACAACTCCTGTTGACCCAGTTGCAGCCAACATGCAACCAGCCACACAGACGCCGGAAGATCTGTGGGGCTTTCTACGACTGCTGGATGATGAGGGTGATTTGAAGTCGCTTGCCGAGCTGGAAGCGGAGATCATTCAAAAAGCTCTGGATCATTACGACTATCGCATGTCTGCTGTGGCCAGACAGCTTGGGATAGGGCGCTCCACTCTCTATCGAAAACTCAAGGAATATGGCCTTGAGGAAACATCAAGTGAACCAAAAGCATCATAA
- a CDS encoding L,D-transpeptidase family protein → MKTRMKAMMSAMWVTPCMLLAPIAASASEPVTRTAPVEQVVEAVEKAVATPKAPKVVEEAKTTDETAAPGEASRTEAPQVAETKAPAASETSSAVKAGTVATAPATSTAPEAEKLDITTNVTAETPIGTKASQQASVELPKLPNLPRTLPVSLIDQQADEDIADALQTLSKALPRSKNFYIKRDNAAVQTFYQQRNFVPAWFEDGNLTKNARKLVFALSRADLDGLNPSDYVTNALTVSRKKQSSASEIANADLALSLAITKYTRHAYAGRVDPRSFSKKEITIKPHLPDSISALQEVMTASVPVEKLRSFNPQHRGYIALRTEYNKLRMQGTGEQFEPIPAGKSMKVGKHNKRVPLLYARLGLSLPAEKPTLYTKALAAEVKKYQKANGLVDDGIVGKGTLAIMNGSKKDLMEDMIANMERWRWLPRDLGRFHVFVNIPTYHVQVVKNDQKIHETRVVVGKRSNKTPVFSDQMEYLVVNPYWNVPRSIASKELLPKIRTNPSQFFSTRNYQVLASVKGRTRVVDPSQLDWSKIDAKQVRLRQTPGTRNALGRIKFMFPNKHAVYLHDTPSRSLFKRDYRAFSHGCVRVHKPLEFAEFILSEEKAWNAARVKKMIGGNERRINLKRKIPVHLAYFTTWMSEEGTLQIRSDIYGHNAKVKKKLGL, encoded by the coding sequence ATGAAAACGCGTATGAAAGCCATGATGTCCGCTATGTGGGTCACCCCCTGCATGCTTCTCGCACCCATCGCCGCCAGCGCGTCCGAGCCAGTCACACGCACAGCACCTGTAGAACAGGTTGTCGAAGCAGTTGAAAAGGCAGTTGCAACACCGAAAGCACCAAAGGTCGTTGAAGAAGCCAAAACAACTGATGAGACTGCAGCACCTGGCGAGGCTTCCCGCACCGAAGCACCTCAAGTTGCAGAAACCAAAGCACCTGCCGCATCTGAAACCTCTTCTGCTGTAAAAGCTGGAACCGTAGCCACAGCACCTGCTACGTCAACAGCACCAGAAGCAGAGAAGCTCGACATCACAACAAATGTCACTGCAGAAACCCCAATCGGCACAAAAGCAAGCCAGCAGGCCAGCGTTGAGCTGCCAAAGCTCCCCAATCTGCCACGAACATTACCAGTCAGCCTTATCGATCAACAGGCAGATGAGGATATAGCTGACGCCTTGCAAACCCTCAGCAAGGCCTTGCCTCGCAGTAAAAATTTCTACATCAAACGTGACAACGCCGCAGTACAAACCTTTTATCAGCAGCGCAATTTTGTCCCTGCCTGGTTTGAAGATGGCAATCTGACCAAGAATGCCCGCAAGCTTGTCTTTGCCTTGTCACGTGCTGATCTGGATGGTCTGAACCCATCTGACTATGTGACCAATGCTCTGACTGTCAGCCGCAAAAAACAGTCGAGTGCAAGTGAGATTGCCAACGCTGATCTGGCCCTGTCCTTGGCCATCACCAAATATACTCGCCATGCCTATGCTGGCCGTGTCGATCCGCGCTCTTTCTCCAAGAAAGAAATCACCATCAAGCCGCACCTGCCTGATTCCATCAGCGCTTTACAGGAAGTGATGACAGCATCCGTGCCGGTCGAAAAGCTGAGAAGCTTCAATCCGCAGCATAGGGGCTATATTGCTCTGCGCACCGAATATAACAAATTGCGTATGCAAGGCACAGGTGAACAGTTCGAGCCAATCCCGGCTGGGAAAAGCATGAAAGTTGGCAAACACAACAAACGCGTTCCACTTCTTTATGCACGCCTTGGCCTGAGCCTGCCTGCTGAAAAGCCAACGCTCTATACCAAAGCATTGGCAGCCGAAGTGAAGAAATACCAAAAAGCCAATGGTCTGGTCGATGATGGCATCGTTGGCAAAGGTACATTGGCCATCATGAATGGTAGCAAGAAAGATCTCATGGAAGACATGATCGCCAATATGGAGCGCTGGCGCTGGTTACCACGCGATCTTGGCAGATTCCATGTCTTCGTCAATATCCCGACCTATCATGTTCAGGTGGTCAAAAACGACCAGAAGATTCATGAAACCCGCGTTGTTGTCGGCAAACGATCCAACAAGACACCTGTCTTCTCCGATCAGATGGAATATCTGGTGGTCAATCCATACTGGAATGTGCCACGTTCTATCGCCAGCAAGGAATTGTTGCCAAAAATCCGCACGAACCCGTCTCAATTCTTCTCGACCAGAAATTATCAGGTTCTGGCCAGTGTGAAGGGCCGCACGCGCGTGGTTGACCCAAGCCAGCTGGATTGGAGCAAGATCGACGCCAAACAGGTCCGTCTGCGCCAGACACCAGGCACTCGCAATGCATTGGGTCGCATCAAATTCATGTTCCCGAACAAACATGCCGTCTATCTGCATGACACGCCATCCCGCAGCCTGTTCAAACGCGACTATCGTGCTTTCAGCCATGGCTGTGTCCGTGTCCATAAACCTTTGGAGTTTGCAGAATTCATCCTCTCGGAGGAAAAAGCCTGGAACGCAGCCCGCGTGAAAAAGATGATTGGCGGCAATGAGCGCCGTATCAACCTGAAACGCAAGATACCGGTGCATCTTGCTTATTTCACGACCTGGATGTCCGAAGAAGGGACATTGCAAATTCGCTCCGACATTTACGGCCACAATGCCAAAGTCAAGAAGAAGCTTGGCCTTTAA
- a CDS encoding DUF882 domain-containing protein — protein MARLNTTKDRLAERLSDVSRCPKVIEATLKAAMVAACTLIPFATTGEAEAANRSLTLHNTHTKETTTIVYKRNGRFDADGLRKLNRFLRDWRRNEIIQMDPALFDLIWQVYKDTGARKPIHVVSGYRSPATNNMLRRRSRGVAKQSRHTRGQAMDFYLPGVPIRKIREVGLRMQAGGVGYYPRSNSPFVHIDTGNVRHWPRMSRKQLARVFPRGNTVHVPTDGKPFKGYKQAKAKVARIKSQMARSSRSVARFTQVVKAAPSKSRRTQIASANASRIAPAQQKSNSFLSNLLNRTPQNRPTPAAAPRVAAPAPVELTPAASAAPFQLAALPKPRAPQPRPALPVEPAPIDLAASDHTDIPAPTGPAPEPEQIKLAILPKPRQSSPNAQRRFVLASGPKPAAPNPVPAPALTAEPAIDPTSTASTATVQEHLKLASLPQGSPERQEVLSGFGTVPPASPVVEATPAKAEDAIAQLAKAEADTDATDNRFSYAPVPAPLPRAGSEDPGKQALQLASLPNAKPLTQPQNNLPVPRPAARKAVAPNTPVQPATRSRDQLAKLTFSYGPASMSHFAHMKQSAQTATFARLSRPAPNNLNGLVAQPAHMIEQGFSHQPINFTSSRQFAGRAVAPLAIRRFN, from the coding sequence GTGGCCCGGTTAAACACAACAAAGGATCGGCTCGCTGAAAGGCTGAGCGATGTATCCCGTTGCCCCAAAGTGATCGAGGCCACCCTTAAGGCCGCGATGGTTGCTGCCTGCACTTTGATACCATTTGCGACCACAGGTGAAGCAGAGGCCGCCAATCGGTCCCTGACCCTTCACAACACTCATACCAAAGAAACAACCACTATTGTCTACAAGCGCAATGGGCGCTTTGATGCCGATGGTCTGCGTAAGCTAAACCGTTTCCTGCGCGACTGGCGCCGCAACGAAATCATCCAGATGGACCCCGCCCTGTTTGATCTGATCTGGCAGGTTTATAAGGACACTGGCGCAAGAAAACCTATCCATGTCGTCTCCGGCTATCGCTCTCCTGCTACCAACAACATGTTGCGCAGAAGAAGCCGTGGCGTGGCAAAGCAAAGCCGCCATACCCGTGGCCAGGCAATGGACTTTTACCTCCCCGGCGTTCCTATCAGGAAGATTCGGGAAGTCGGTCTGCGGATGCAAGCTGGTGGTGTTGGGTATTATCCACGTTCCAACTCCCCATTCGTACATATTGATACCGGCAATGTGCGCCATTGGCCACGCATGAGCCGAAAGCAACTGGCTCGGGTTTTCCCACGTGGCAATACGGTGCATGTTCCGACAGATGGCAAACCCTTCAAGGGATACAAGCAGGCCAAAGCAAAAGTCGCTCGCATCAAATCTCAAATGGCAAGGTCTTCTCGCTCTGTCGCGCGCTTCACCCAAGTGGTAAAAGCTGCGCCGAGCAAATCACGCCGTACGCAAATCGCCAGTGCCAACGCCAGCAGGATCGCTCCGGCCCAGCAAAAATCCAACAGCTTCTTGAGCAATCTGCTGAACCGCACACCTCAGAATCGCCCTACACCAGCCGCAGCTCCAAGGGTGGCAGCACCTGCTCCTGTGGAACTGACCCCGGCTGCAAGCGCTGCACCATTCCAGCTCGCCGCTTTGCCAAAGCCGCGAGCACCACAGCCACGCCCAGCGCTACCGGTTGAACCTGCTCCAATTGATCTGGCAGCAAGTGATCATACCGATATTCCGGCGCCGACTGGCCCAGCACCGGAACCAGAACAAATCAAGTTGGCAATTCTGCCAAAGCCACGTCAGTCATCACCAAATGCTCAGCGTCGTTTCGTCCTTGCATCCGGACCGAAGCCTGCTGCACCGAACCCAGTGCCTGCACCAGCTCTGACAGCAGAGCCAGCAATCGATCCGACCAGCACGGCAAGTACTGCGACGGTTCAGGAGCATCTGAAATTGGCATCTCTGCCACAAGGCTCGCCTGAACGTCAGGAAGTGCTTTCGGGCTTTGGTACGGTGCCGCCAGCATCTCCTGTTGTCGAAGCAACTCCAGCGAAAGCTGAAGACGCCATCGCCCAATTGGCCAAGGCCGAAGCTGATACCGATGCCACCGATAACCGCTTCTCCTATGCTCCTGTCCCGGCTCCCCTTCCAAGAGCGGGTAGCGAAGATCCAGGCAAACAAGCCTTGCAATTGGCTAGCCTTCCAAATGCCAAGCCACTTACGCAGCCACAGAATAATCTACCGGTTCCTCGCCCAGCTGCTCGAAAGGCAGTTGCACCCAATACCCCTGTACAGCCGGCAACTCGTTCACGTGATCAATTGGCCAAGCTGACCTTCTCATATGGCCCGGCCAGCATGTCGCATTTTGCTCATATGAAGCAATCGGCCCAGACAGCTACCTTTGCGCGCTTGTCTCGGCCTGCACCGAACAATCTGAATGGTCTTGTAGCCCAACCAGCCCACATGATCGAACAGGGCTTCAGCCATCAACCAATCAACTTCACCAGTTCCAGACAGTTCGCCGGTCGCGCTGTAGCCCCCCTCGCTATTCGCCGGTTTAACTAA